One stretch of Serinicoccus hydrothermalis DNA includes these proteins:
- a CDS encoding DUF456 domain-containing protein, with protein sequence MEPAEILILVFMAIGVVGIVLPILPGLLIVLVGSLMWALTQQSTLGWVVFALSALVYALGVALQWAIPGQHMRRAGVRTSTLVIGVLCALVLGFVIPVVGLFLGFPLGIFLVSLARTRDRREALGHTRLALRAVGLNILIELATAFALIAMFVVSALVLTPS encoded by the coding sequence ATGGAGCCGGCCGAGATCCTCATCCTGGTGTTCATGGCGATCGGCGTCGTGGGGATCGTCCTGCCGATCCTGCCCGGTCTGCTCATCGTGCTCGTGGGGTCCCTCATGTGGGCGCTGACGCAGCAGAGCACGCTGGGATGGGTGGTCTTCGCGCTCTCGGCGCTGGTCTACGCGCTCGGCGTCGCCCTGCAGTGGGCCATCCCCGGCCAGCACATGCGCCGCGCCGGGGTCCGCACCTCGACCCTCGTCATCGGCGTGCTCTGCGCGCTGGTGCTGGGCTTCGTCATCCCCGTCGTGGGCCTCTTCCTGGGCTTCCCCCTCGGGATCTTCCTCGTCTCCCTCGCCCGCACCCGGGACCGCCGTGAGGCGCTGGGCCACACCCGGCTGGCGTTGCGGGCGGTCGGCCTCAACATCCTCATCGAGCTGGCGACGGCCTTCGCGCTCATCGCGATGTTCGTCGTGAGCGCGCTGGTGCTCACCCCCTCGTGA
- a CDS encoding class F sortase codes for MSAEHTDRGRGGLVLTALAVLAVLVGVVLVGVGFGTQRPDPPSPTPASAEQTAPEQDGAAATQDPDSGSDSDAAPTTAEAEASDEAAGAVPGPEESEEQDGSDAEPTVEGLEPSEPVEVRIPSISVTSPLHALGLADDGTLEVPSGDRYHEAAWYDGSPTPGEVGPTIIEGHVTGAGGIESIFFELGALEPGDTAEVDREDGRTVTYEVYRVDQFPKDEFPTVDVYGPTEEPELRLITCGGEFDESTGHHEDNTVAYARMVEG; via the coding sequence ATGTCTGCCGAGCACACCGACCGGGGCCGTGGGGGCCTTGTCCTCACGGCCCTGGCCGTGCTCGCCGTCCTCGTCGGTGTGGTCCTCGTCGGCGTCGGCTTCGGCACGCAGCGGCCCGACCCGCCCTCGCCGACCCCGGCCAGCGCGGAGCAGACCGCTCCGGAGCAGGACGGCGCCGCGGCCACGCAGGACCCCGACAGCGGGTCAGACAGCGACGCCGCGCCCACCACGGCGGAGGCCGAGGCCTCCGACGAGGCCGCGGGTGCGGTGCCGGGTCCCGAGGAGTCGGAGGAGCAGGACGGGTCCGACGCCGAGCCGACCGTCGAGGGTCTGGAGCCCTCGGAGCCGGTGGAGGTGCGCATACCCTCCATCTCGGTCACCAGCCCGTTGCACGCCCTCGGTCTCGCCGACGACGGCACCCTGGAGGTGCCCAGCGGCGACCGCTACCACGAGGCCGCGTGGTACGACGGCTCACCGACTCCCGGTGAGGTCGGACCGACCATCATCGAGGGCCACGTGACGGGTGCCGGAGGCATCGAGTCGATCTTCTTCGAGCTCGGCGCCCTGGAGCCCGGGGACACCGCCGAGGTGGACCGCGAGGACGGCCGGACGGTGACCTACGAGGTCTACCGTGTCGACCAGTTCCCCAAGGACGAGTTCCCGACCGTCGACGTCTACGGACCGACGGAGGAGCCCGAGCTGCGGCTCATCACCTGTGGCGGTGAGTTCGACGAGTCCACGGGACACCACGAGGACAACACCGTCGCGTATGCCCGCATGGTCGAGGGCTGA
- a CDS encoding CHRD domain-containing protein has translation MKKLTTAMATLAAPALLAVSAAPALAAHEDETVELMTTFTELNDSGGSGEAWAKVTGNEVWIKVEVQGLLEGAPHAQHIHLGGAGECPDPDMEGSGFEGAIRTTDAIDSYGAVRVSLTGNDADTSEAGALDVANFPSDGTYTYERTFEVPDDIAQSLHDGQGVVVVHGVDHNGSGEYDGEQMSDLDDSLPSEATDPALCGAFEMGQMSAPGGGVETGGGSTSGMENSGMIAGGALLLAAGAGAFALNQRRRTDS, from the coding sequence ATGAAGAAGCTCACGACAGCCATGGCCACCCTGGCCGCCCCGGCCCTGCTCGCGGTGAGCGCCGCCCCGGCGCTGGCCGCGCACGAGGACGAGACCGTGGAGCTCATGACCACGTTCACCGAGCTCAACGACTCGGGCGGCAGCGGCGAGGCCTGGGCCAAGGTCACCGGCAACGAGGTCTGGATCAAGGTCGAGGTGCAGGGCCTGCTCGAGGGCGCCCCGCACGCCCAGCACATCCACCTCGGTGGCGCCGGCGAGTGCCCCGACCCCGACATGGAGGGCAGCGGCTTCGAGGGTGCCATCCGCACCACCGACGCCATCGACAGCTACGGCGCCGTCCGGGTCTCGCTGACCGGCAACGACGCGGACACCTCCGAGGCCGGCGCGCTGGACGTCGCCAACTTCCCGTCCGACGGCACCTACACCTACGAGCGCACCTTCGAGGTGCCGGACGACATCGCCCAGAGCCTGCACGACGGCCAGGGTGTCGTGGTCGTCCACGGTGTCGACCACAACGGCTCCGGCGAGTACGACGGCGAGCAGATGTCCGACCTGGACGACAGCCTGCCCTCGGAGGCCACCGACCCGGCCCTGTGCGGCGCCTTCGAGATGGGCCAGATGAGCGCCCCCGGTGGTGGCGTGGAGACCGGTGGTGGCAGCACCAGCGGGATGGAGAACTCCGGCATGATCGCCGGCGGTGCCCTGCTCCTCGCTGCCGGTGCCGGTGCCTTCGCGCTGAACCAGCGTCGTCGCACCGACAGCTGA
- a CDS encoding anti-sigma factor domain-containing protein produces the protein MHDLAAAYAVDAVDPEERAAFEAHLESCAQCRREVQELQDVSVLLSEDLEVEPPAQLRTTVLDLIAAEAGGQGSGRDTTTVTTHEDRGEDRPDVAQVTSLTSRRQAREQRRRARPGRWLAAAAAAVVLAGGVWGVSQALNPDAATQVIRADDASEHTADTADGPLAVVVSATEGRAVVQLPADFAGPQAGSVYQAWFVGADGSARSAGVLQPEMLEEGQALLEGSPDDAVAVGFTVEPTGGSTQPTTDPFVVVPLT, from the coding sequence ATGCACGACTTGGCGGCGGCCTATGCCGTCGATGCCGTCGACCCCGAGGAGCGCGCCGCGTTCGAGGCTCACCTGGAGTCCTGCGCGCAGTGCCGCCGCGAGGTCCAGGAGCTGCAGGACGTGTCCGTCCTGCTCAGCGAGGACCTCGAGGTCGAGCCGCCCGCTCAGCTGCGGACCACCGTGCTCGACCTCATCGCCGCGGAGGCGGGGGGACAGGGGAGCGGTCGCGACACCACGACCGTCACGACGCACGAGGACCGTGGCGAAGACCGGCCCGACGTCGCCCAGGTCACCTCGTTGACCTCCCGCCGTCAGGCCCGCGAGCAGCGTCGCCGGGCCCGGCCCGGCCGGTGGCTGGCCGCGGCCGCCGCCGCGGTGGTGCTCGCCGGTGGGGTATGGGGTGTGTCTCAGGCGTTGAACCCGGACGCCGCGACGCAGGTCATCCGCGCCGACGACGCCTCCGAGCACACCGCCGACACCGCCGACGGCCCGTTGGCCGTCGTCGTGTCCGCGACCGAGGGTCGGGCGGTGGTGCAGCTGCCCGCCGACTTCGCCGGACCGCAGGCCGGCAGCGTCTACCAGGCCTGGTTCGTCGGGGCCGACGGCTCGGCCCGCTCCGCCGGGGTGCTGCAGCCCGAGATGCTCGAGGAGGGCCAGGCCCTGCTCGAGGGCTCGCCCGACGACGCGGTCGCGGTCGGTTTCACCGTGGAGCCCACGGGAGGCTCGACCCAGCCGACGACCGACCCCTTTGTCGTCGTCCCCCTCACCTGA
- the sigK gene encoding ECF RNA polymerase sigma factor SigK, with the protein MGPATGAGSLTSDTHDHDPGNARVVDVSEAGRPDLIQLLGLVADGDQTSLAQLYDLLSPRVFGLALRVVRDRAMAEEVVQDVFLQIWRQAGEVDPSRGSPLGWVLTLTHRRAVDRVRSEQAQSDRLDRYESQQTTPPYDATAEEAVERMEATRVRTALDRIGEPHRTTVALAYFSGLTHREVAQRMDVPLGTAKTRIRDGLTKLRKQLDGGEQG; encoded by the coding sequence GTGGGACCGGCGACGGGAGCAGGGTCTCTGACCTCCGACACCCACGACCACGACCCGGGCAACGCCCGGGTCGTCGACGTTTCCGAGGCCGGGCGGCCGGACCTGATCCAGCTGCTCGGTCTCGTCGCGGACGGTGACCAGACCTCCCTCGCGCAGCTCTACGACCTGCTGTCACCACGCGTGTTCGGCCTGGCCCTGCGCGTCGTCCGGGACCGGGCGATGGCCGAGGAGGTCGTCCAGGACGTCTTCCTCCAGATCTGGCGCCAGGCCGGCGAGGTCGACCCCTCGCGGGGATCGCCGCTGGGCTGGGTGCTGACCCTGACCCATCGTCGGGCCGTGGATCGGGTCCGTTCCGAACAGGCCCAATCCGATCGGCTGGACCGCTACGAATCCCAGCAGACAACACCGCCGTACGACGCGACCGCTGAGGAGGCAGTCGAGCGGATGGAGGCGACCAGGGTGCGCACGGCACTGGACCGGATCGGTGAGCCGCACCGGACCACCGTGGCCCTGGCCTACTTCTCCGGGCTCACCCACCGTGAGGTGGCCCAGCGGATGGACGTCCCCCTGGGGACGGCCAAGACTCGCATCAGGGACGGGTTGACGAAGTTGCGCAAGCAGCTGGACGGAGGTGAGCAGGGATGA
- a CDS encoding DUF3040 domain-containing protein has translation MLEQMEQALYAEDPRLASQLKRPATGGAAGGLDRRRLVLGVLSALGGLALVVVGVMSSMIWVGALGFLAMVMGGAWAASPARTGSGKTGSGKAGSGPRGVVGKDGSVRRSGTSGTVKKKTSRSGSFMERMEHQWDRRREQGL, from the coding sequence GTGCTCGAGCAGATGGAGCAGGCCCTCTACGCCGAGGATCCTCGCCTCGCCAGCCAGCTCAAGCGCCCGGCAACGGGCGGTGCAGCCGGCGGGCTGGACCGGCGTCGGCTCGTCCTCGGGGTGCTCTCCGCCCTCGGCGGTCTCGCCCTGGTGGTGGTGGGCGTCATGTCCTCCATGATCTGGGTCGGTGCCCTGGGCTTCCTCGCGATGGTGATGGGGGGCGCCTGGGCGGCGTCACCGGCACGCACGGGCTCCGGGAAGACCGGCTCGGGCAAGGCAGGTTCCGGCCCCCGCGGTGTCGTGGGCAAGGACGGCTCGGTCCGCCGGTCCGGCACGTCGGGGACGGTCAAGAAGAAGACCTCCCGTTCCGGCTCCTTCATGGAGCGGATGGAGCACCAGTGGGACCGGCGACGGGAGCAGGGTCTCTGA
- a CDS encoding DNA polymerase III subunit alpha — MRYGASHPAELVARAAGLGQSALALTDRDGLYGAVRFVRACGEAGVAPVLGVDLALAGPPSGPVGRAGHLDVARSPFVTGLRTEERKDRRQVAPGRGWGEGPDARPERRGPRSPVKGGTLVDDQQPRVVLLARGQRGGAEAGAGWARLCRLVTQTHLAGERSVPRVTPELVARAAAGTAGAAPVVLLLGPDSDVGRALLARRRDRARELLLAWVRLLPAGAVRVEVVCHGGPDGTPGSLAHATASWALAREVGVPAVLTAAVRHARPEQARVVDVLDAARRRVALDERHLDRVSSAGHLATTSAMHGLARQLEHAAGPGARAEELLRETLELAAACHQDARSDLGIGAVHLPEPEVLGVQGVGQVHQVLTERCTQAVATRYPGTGSSSLRRIHDRLEDELGVIAGLGYPTYFLTVAQVCDLIREQGVRVAARGSGAGSLVTYLLGISGVDPLEHGLLMERFCSPLRAQLPDIDIDVESARRTELYERILERFGSERVTCVSMTETYRVRHAVRDVAAALGMPPGEVDVIAKAFPHIRARDARAAIRDLPELRRQGLDAPRMQLLMELVESLDGLPRHIAMHPCGVVLSDTGLLDRTPVESSWLGFPMSQFDKDDVEELGLLKLDVLGIRMQSAMTHALDEVERVDGARIDLDDRAQVPLDDPDTFALIQSTRTLGCFQIESPGQRELVGKFAPENFADIIIDISLFRPGPVKSDMIRPFLHARQGWGEPEYLHPSLVPYLEQTCGVVVFHEQVLQIVAETTGVTLAQADEVRRAMGSPAGQQEVEMWWRAAATARGYRPDEVDRIWEVLAAFASFGFCKAHAAAFALPTYQSAWLKTHHTAAFLAGVLTHDPGMYPKRLILDEARTMGVHVLGLDVNASGATYRVERVDPRGADGDPSAPGSRPGSGSGVPDGFLAAVDRSPTAQGTVRRTPDRVDAVMGLVERRAGGYGIRLSLSDVKGISEDEVARIVAGQPYDSLSDLWHRARPSRPTAERLVLAGGLDELHRVGRRTPRPARPGARGGAGAGRAGLTRRDLMLHVRDLERWSRHAGSGRGRTGSGRLRTAPTLGAGEVAARAEDQAVGRRSWHQASAAATTQLTLQLGDDPAPLVGSGLPEMSESEQLRAELEVLGMDVSQHVVAGFGPMLADLGVTRSRDLLSYRGGAEVLVAGAKVATQTPPVRSGRRVVFLTVDDGSGPADATFFEDVQGPYAATVFHSWLLMVRGVVRRTGPRGVSIRATAAWELGEVAQAWELGGRAAALEAMEQAERTARLVAQEAEDASRRASEQAGAPAGRRVLLHASGFAQSPYADVAPAGEATRQPGTKLWHSSPGSSGW, encoded by the coding sequence ATGCGGTACGGCGCGTCCCACCCGGCAGAGCTGGTGGCCCGAGCCGCCGGGCTGGGGCAGTCGGCGCTGGCGCTGACCGACCGTGACGGCCTCTACGGCGCGGTGCGCTTCGTCCGTGCCTGCGGCGAGGCCGGGGTCGCGCCGGTGCTGGGGGTGGACCTCGCCCTGGCGGGTCCGCCGTCCGGGCCGGTGGGACGAGCCGGCCACCTCGACGTCGCCCGGAGCCCGTTCGTCACCGGGCTCAGGACCGAGGAGCGGAAGGACCGGCGTCAGGTGGCCCCGGGGCGTGGGTGGGGCGAGGGCCCGGACGCCCGCCCGGAACGCCGTGGCCCGCGCAGCCCGGTCAAGGGAGGGACGCTGGTCGACGACCAGCAGCCGCGGGTGGTGCTGCTGGCCCGCGGTCAGCGGGGTGGCGCCGAGGCCGGGGCGGGATGGGCCAGGCTGTGCCGCCTGGTCACCCAGACCCACCTGGCGGGGGAGCGTTCCGTCCCCCGGGTCACCCCCGAGCTGGTCGCCCGGGCGGCGGCCGGCACGGCCGGGGCGGCTCCGGTCGTGCTGCTGCTCGGTCCGGACTCCGACGTGGGCAGGGCGCTGCTCGCCCGCCGCCGTGACCGGGCCCGGGAGCTGCTCCTGGCCTGGGTCCGGCTGCTCCCGGCAGGGGCGGTGCGGGTCGAGGTGGTCTGCCACGGAGGACCCGACGGCACGCCGGGCAGCCTGGCGCACGCCACGGCGTCCTGGGCGCTGGCCCGGGAGGTGGGGGTCCCCGCCGTGCTCACGGCCGCGGTGCGGCACGCCCGACCCGAGCAGGCCCGGGTGGTCGACGTCCTCGACGCGGCCCGACGGCGGGTCGCGCTCGACGAGCGTCACCTGGACCGGGTCAGCAGCGCCGGTCACCTGGCGACGACCTCCGCCATGCACGGCCTGGCCCGCCAGCTCGAGCACGCGGCCGGCCCCGGGGCCCGTGCCGAGGAGCTGCTGCGCGAGACGCTGGAGCTGGCGGCCGCCTGCCACCAGGACGCCCGGTCCGACCTCGGCATCGGGGCGGTCCACCTGCCCGAGCCGGAGGTGCTGGGGGTGCAGGGCGTCGGGCAGGTGCACCAGGTCCTCACCGAGCGCTGCACCCAGGCCGTCGCCACCCGCTACCCCGGGACGGGGTCCTCGTCCCTGCGCCGGATCCACGACCGGCTCGAGGACGAGCTGGGCGTCATCGCCGGGCTGGGCTACCCGACCTACTTCCTCACGGTCGCCCAGGTGTGCGACCTGATCCGGGAGCAGGGCGTGCGGGTGGCGGCCCGCGGGTCGGGGGCCGGGAGCCTGGTCACCTACCTGCTGGGCATCAGCGGCGTGGACCCGCTGGAGCACGGCCTGCTCATGGAGCGCTTCTGCTCACCGCTGCGCGCCCAGCTGCCGGACATCGACATCGACGTCGAGTCCGCCCGGCGCACCGAGCTCTACGAGCGCATCTTGGAACGCTTCGGCTCCGAACGCGTGACCTGCGTCTCGATGACCGAGACCTACCGGGTGCGGCACGCGGTGCGGGACGTCGCCGCCGCGCTGGGGATGCCGCCGGGGGAGGTCGACGTCATCGCCAAGGCCTTCCCGCACATCCGCGCCCGGGACGCCCGCGCCGCGATCCGTGACCTCCCCGAGCTGCGCCGTCAGGGGCTGGACGCCCCCAGGATGCAGCTGCTCATGGAGCTGGTGGAGTCGCTGGACGGCCTGCCCCGGCACATCGCGATGCACCCGTGCGGGGTGGTCCTGTCCGACACCGGGCTGCTCGACCGCACCCCGGTCGAGTCCAGCTGGCTGGGGTTCCCGATGAGCCAGTTCGACAAGGACGACGTCGAGGAGCTGGGCCTGCTCAAGCTCGACGTGCTGGGCATCCGCATGCAGTCGGCGATGACGCACGCCCTCGACGAGGTCGAGCGGGTCGACGGTGCGCGGATCGACCTGGACGACCGGGCCCAGGTGCCGCTCGACGACCCGGACACCTTCGCCCTGATCCAGTCCACCCGTACCCTCGGCTGCTTCCAGATCGAGTCGCCCGGGCAGCGGGAGCTGGTCGGCAAGTTCGCGCCCGAGAACTTCGCCGACATCATCATCGACATCTCGCTCTTCCGCCCCGGCCCGGTCAAGTCCGACATGATCCGGCCCTTCCTCCACGCACGTCAGGGGTGGGGGGAGCCGGAGTACCTCCACCCCAGCCTGGTGCCCTACCTGGAGCAGACGTGCGGGGTGGTGGTCTTCCACGAGCAGGTGCTGCAGATCGTCGCCGAGACCACCGGCGTGACGCTGGCCCAGGCCGACGAGGTGCGCCGGGCGATGGGCAGCCCGGCGGGGCAGCAGGAGGTGGAGATGTGGTGGCGTGCGGCGGCCACGGCACGGGGCTACCGCCCGGACGAGGTGGACCGGATCTGGGAGGTGCTGGCCGCCTTCGCCTCCTTCGGCTTCTGCAAGGCGCACGCCGCGGCCTTCGCGCTCCCGACCTACCAGTCGGCCTGGCTCAAGACGCATCACACGGCGGCCTTCCTCGCCGGTGTCCTCACCCACGACCCGGGGATGTACCCCAAGCGGCTCATCCTGGACGAGGCCAGGACCATGGGGGTCCACGTGCTCGGGCTCGACGTCAACGCCTCGGGCGCGACCTACCGGGTCGAGCGGGTGGACCCGCGCGGGGCGGACGGCGACCCCTCTGCGCCCGGCAGCAGGCCCGGATCCGGGTCCGGTGTGCCCGACGGCTTCCTCGCCGCCGTGGACCGGTCACCCACGGCTCAGGGCACGGTGCGACGGACCCCCGACCGGGTCGACGCGGTGATGGGGCTGGTCGAGCGCCGGGCAGGTGGGTACGGCATCCGGCTGTCCCTGTCCGACGTCAAGGGCATCAGCGAGGACGAGGTCGCGAGGATCGTCGCCGGCCAGCCCTACGACTCCCTGTCCGACCTGTGGCACCGGGCCCGCCCCAGCCGCCCGACGGCCGAACGGCTGGTGCTGGCCGGAGGGCTGGACGAGCTGCACCGGGTCGGTCGGCGCACCCCCCGCCCCGCACGTCCCGGGGCCCGGGGCGGAGCAGGCGCCGGCCGGGCCGGGCTGACCCGGCGCGACCTCATGCTGCACGTCCGCGACCTGGAGCGCTGGTCGCGTCACGCCGGCAGCGGCCGCGGCCGGACCGGCTCCGGACGCCTCCGGACCGCCCCCACCCTCGGGGCCGGCGAGGTGGCCGCGCGGGCGGAGGACCAGGCGGTCGGGCGCCGGTCCTGGCACCAGGCCTCCGCCGCCGCGACCACGCAGCTGACGCTGCAGCTCGGTGACGACCCCGCACCGCTCGTCGGCAGCGGCCTGCCGGAGATGAGCGAGTCCGAGCAGTTGCGGGCCGAGCTGGAGGTGCTCGGCATGGACGTCAGCCAGCACGTGGTGGCCGGTTTCGGCCCGATGCTGGCCGACCTCGGGGTGACCCGGTCCCGGGACCTGCTCTCCTACCGCGGCGGTGCCGAGGTGCTCGTGGCCGGTGCCAAGGTGGCGACCCAGACCCCGCCGGTGCGGTCCGGGAGGCGGGTGGTCTTCCTCACCGTGGACGACGGCAGCGGACCGGCGGACGCCACCTTCTTCGAGGACGTCCAGGGTCCCTACGCCGCGACCGTGTTCCACTCCTGGCTGCTCATGGTGCGTGGTGTGGTGCGCCGCACCGGTCCGCGCGGGGTGTCGATCAGGGCGACCGCGGCCTGGGAGCTGGGTGAGGTCGCCCAGGCCTGGGAGCTCGGTGGTCGCGCCGCGGCGCTCGAGGCGATGGAGCAGGCCGAGCGGACCGCGCGCCTGGTGGCGCAGGAGGCGGAGGACGCCTCGCGGCGGGCCTCGGAGCAGGCCGGTGCCCCGGCGGGCCGCCGGGTGCTGCTGCACGCCTCCGGCTTCGCCCAGTCGCCGTATGCCGACGTGGCGCCCGCGGGTGAGGCGACCCGGCAGCCGGGCACCAAGCTGTGGCACTCCAGCCCGGGGAGCTCCGGGTGGTGA
- a CDS encoding SAV_6107 family HEPN domain-containing protein yields MTVIETGVTAGAVLDLLERSRGVLLEACHSATAAERYTCAHLAALRAGAALLAARTTPVPRSRPRSVWEVLSSVAPELTEWAAFFAASGRRRVALERGAGSVTVTARDADDLVRAGERFLELVRASLHLPCEVPVHAELVPLGHG; encoded by the coding sequence GACAGGGGTCACGGCCGGAGCCGTGCTGGACCTGCTGGAACGATCACGGGGGGTGCTGCTGGAGGCGTGCCACAGCGCCACCGCGGCCGAGCGCTACACCTGTGCCCACCTGGCTGCGCTGCGGGCCGGGGCGGCGCTGCTGGCCGCCCGCACGACGCCGGTCCCCCGCAGCCGGCCGCGCAGCGTCTGGGAGGTGCTTTCCTCGGTCGCACCGGAGCTGACCGAGTGGGCCGCGTTCTTCGCCGCCTCCGGTCGGCGGCGGGTCGCCCTGGAGCGCGGCGCCGGCAGCGTCACCGTCACCGCGCGGGACGCCGACGACCTGGTCCGGGCGGGGGAGCGCTTCCTGGAGCTGGTGCGTGCCTCGCTGCACCTGCCGTGCGAGGTACCGGTGCACGCCGAGCTGGTCCCGCTGGGTCACGGGTGA